One stretch of Halichoerus grypus chromosome 10, mHalGry1.hap1.1, whole genome shotgun sequence DNA includes these proteins:
- the CCT4 gene encoding T-complex protein 1 subunit delta produces the protein MPENVAPRSGAPAGYAGGRNKTAYQDRDKPAQIRFSNISAAKAVADAIRTSLGPKGMDKMIQDGKGDVTITNDGATILKQMQVLHPAARMLVELSKAQDIEAGDGTTSVVIIAGSLLDSCTKLLQKGIHPTIISESFQKALEKGIEVLTDMSRPVELSDRETLLNSATTSLNSKVVSQYSSLLSPMSVNAVMKVIDPATATGVDLRDIKIVKKLGGTIDDCELVEGLVLTQKVANSGITRVEKAKIGLIQFCLSAPKTDMDNQIVVSDYVQMDRVLREERAYILNLVKQIKKTGCNVLLIQKSILRDALSDLALHFLNKMKIMVVKDIEREDIEFICKTIGTKPVAHIDQFTADMLGSAELAEEVNLNGSGKLLKITGCTSPGKTVTIVVRGSNKLVIEEAERSIHDALCVIRCLVKKRALIAGGGAPEIELALRLTEYSRTLSGMESYCIRAFADAMEVIPSTLAENAGLNPISTVTELRNRHAQGEKTTGINVRKGGISNILEELVVQPLLVSVSALTLATETVRSILKIDDVVNTR, from the exons CTGTTGCTGATGCTATTAGAACAAGCCTCGGACCAAAAGGAATGGATAAAATG ATTCAAGATGGAAAAGGCGATGTGACCATTACAAATGATGGGGCCACCATTCTGAAACAAATGCAGGTGTTACATCCAGCAGCCAGAATG CTGGTGGAGCTGTCTAAGGCGCAAGATATAGAAGCAGGAGATGGTACCACATCAGTGGTCATCATTGCTGGCTCGCTCTTAGATTCCTGTACCAAGCTTCTTCAGAAAG GGATTCATCCAACCATCATTTCTGAGTCATTCCAGAAGGCTTTGGAAAAGGGTATAGAAGTCTTGACTGACATGTCTCGACCTGTGGAACTGAGTGACAGAGAAACTTTATTAAATAGTGCCACCACTTCACTGAACTCAAAG gttGTCTCTCAGTATTCAAGTCTGCTTTCTCCAATGAGTGTAAATGCAGTGATGAAAGTGATTGACCCAGCCACCGCTACTGGTGTAGATCTTAGAGACATTAAAATTGTTAAGAAACTTGG TGGGACAATTGATGACTGTGAGCTGGTCGAAGGGCTGGTACTTACTCAAAAGGTGGCAAATTCTGGCATAACCAGAGTTGAAAAGGCTAAGATTGGGCTTATCCAGTTTTGCTTATCTGCTCCCAAAACAGAT ATGGATAATCAAATAGTAGTTTCTGACTATGTCCAGATGGACCGTGTGCTGCGGGAGGAGAGAGCCTATATTCTCAATTTAgtgaagcaaattaaaaaaacaggatGTAATGTCCTTCTCATACAGAAGTCTATTCTGAG agatgcTCTTAGTGATCTTGCATTACATTTCCTAAACAAAATGAAGATTATGGTGGTTAAGGATATTGAAAGAGAAGACATCGAATTCATTTGTAAG ACAATTGGAACCAAGCCAGTTGCTCATATTGACCAATTCACTGCTGACATGCTGGGATCAGCTGAGTTAGCTGAGGAGGTCAATTTAAATGGTTCTGGCAAACTGCTTAAG ATTACAGGGTGTACAAGCCCTGGAAAAACAGTTACAATTGTTGTTCGGGGATCTAACAAATTGGTGATTGAAGAAGCTGAGCGCTCCATTCATGATGCCCTATGTGTTATTCGCTGTTTAGTGAAGAAGAG AGCTCTTATTGCAGGAGGTGGTGCTCCAGAGATAGAATTGGCCCTACGGTTAACTGAATATTCACGAACATTGAGTGGCATGGAATCCTACTGCATTCGTGCTTTTGCAGATGCTATGGAAGTCATTCCATCTACACTAGCTGAAAATGCAGGCCTGAATCCTATTTCTACAGTAACAGAACTAAGAAACCGGCATGCCCAAGGAGAAAAAACTACTGGCATTAATGTCCGAAAG GGTGGTATTTCCAATATTTTGGAGGAACTGGTTGTCCAGCCTTTGTTGGTTTCAGTCAGTGCACTGACTCTAGCAACTGAAACTGTCCGGAGCATTCTGAAAATTGATGATGTG GTAAACACTCGGTAA